A single genomic interval of Camelina sativa cultivar DH55 chromosome 11, Cs, whole genome shotgun sequence harbors:
- the LOC104728598 gene encoding uncharacterized protein LOC104728598 translates to MTRQASLQSIISRATTTRNIWEILSNTYGKSSSGCIHQIRDQLKESTKGTKFVHDYLRGIINKADQIALLDAPLPHEDLLEYITSSLNDDYRAIVEMVQGRDTPISIEELHEKLINRENALKAVGDTNLSVLAIANVTHLSRQSPRGGFTSSRGGFHSSRGGFRLSCPYLGKCQLCGLQGHGAKLCPQHQQQSQQFSYHAPQFNQFCGSTPSQTPHLPLPAPQWRAQAHYITTGSQANVTPWLLDSTASHHIASDLSTLSLQTPYNGSDNVMVGNGTGLPISHTGLVSLLSHFKPLKLQNVLCVPEMRRNLIYLNKLCKTNNVMVQLCPYYFQVKDLHTGTTLLKGKANEGV, encoded by the coding sequence ATGACAAGACAAGCTTCTCTTCAGTCCATTATTTCTCGTGCCACCACTACTCGCAACATCTGGGAGATCCTCTCCAACACCTATGGGAAATCCTCCAGTGGTTGCATCCATCAAATCCGGGATCAACTCAAGGAGAGCACCAAAGGAACTAAGTTCGTACATGACTACTTGCGTGGTATCATTAACAAAGCGGATCAAATAGCGTTGCTTGATGCTCCGTTACCACATGAAGATCTCCTTGAATATATCACCAGCAGCCTCAACGATGACTACAGAGCTATTGTAGAGATGGTTCAAGGCCGTGACACACCAATCTCCATTGAAGAACTCCATGAGAAGCTCATCAACAGAGAAAATGCATTAAAAGCTGTAGGCGACACCAATCTCTCTGTTCTTGCAATTGCTAATGTGACACATCTTTCACGGCAATCACCTCGTGGTGGCTTCACCTCGTCTCGCGGTGGCTTCCACTCATCTCGTGGTGGCTTTCGTCTGTCTTGCCCGTATCTCGGCAAGTGTCAGCTTTGTGGTTTACAAGGTCATGGCGCTAAACTTTGTCCGCAGCATCAACAACAATCACAACAGTTCTCCTACCATGCTCCCCAATTTAACCAGTTTTGCGGGTCTACTCCTTCCCAGACTCCACATCTGCCACTTCCTGCTCCCCAATGGCGAGCTCAGGCTCATTACATCACTACTGGTTCCCAGGCTAACGTCACTCCTTGGCTTCTTGATAGCACTGCTTCACATCACATCGCTAGTGATCTCAGCACTCTTTCCCTGCAAACACCTTACAATGGCAGTGACAATGTGATGGTTGGTAATGGTACCGGCCTTCCCATCTCTCACACCGGTTTagtttctctcctttctcattTCAAACCACTCAAACTCCAAAATGTTTTATGTGTCCCTGAAATGCGTCGAAACCTAATTTATCTCAACAAGTTATGCAAAACTAATAACGTTATGGTTCAACTCTGTCCGTAttattttcaggtgaaggaccTTCACACGGGAACGACACTACTCAAAGGCAAGGCCAATGAGGGCGTGTAA